A stretch of the Ornithodoros turicata isolate Travis chromosome 4, ASM3712646v1, whole genome shotgun sequence genome encodes the following:
- the LOC135392638 gene encoding uncharacterized protein DDB_G0271670-like isoform X1, translating to MSSKMDQRHKMTRTVLLLALLGISSAASPSSPSSSSSSSSSSSAAAVTSTKRDDFSAAASASHPVYSPSSSSSSYGGSSGYPSSAGGYGGTSGGYDAQASSTNYQSQPSPNNNLYYYYYPGSKNSHQASSGGSESDYQASAAQNYASVSSGSAGGYDQSGSSSSGYGGSSDGSSGYVQNSAGGADAYNAAAAATYQQQLQAYAASQQSGGGYSPAQYAQLAQLAQQYGPQIAAAQQQYAQYAQHAQQGHPGSHYGNYAGGSPSYQGNYDTSKRYYGLGSMIMPLLALAGLGLLIPTVTSLSGKKKRSVDDPRTNIGDYAERLEKYFKIYRAAVESEECMNRIVCELGDAVSGVRGKSAFLALLPDRIMEKFAPGWMTNKMGVFKSAALTSESTKCVRYKC from the exons ATGTCCTCCAAAATGGATCAGAG GCACAAAATGACAAGGACAGTGTTGCTGCTCGCCCTGCTGGGAATCTCCTCTGCTGCATCTCCATCTTCCCCatcttcctcctcctcgtcaTCGTCTTCGTCGTCTGCCGCAGCTGTCACGTCGACCAAACGAGATGACTTCAGCGCAGCAGCTTCGGCTAGTCACCCAGTTTACTCGCCGTCTTCTTCGTCTTCATCCTATGGTGGTTCATCCGG GTACCCTTCGAGTGCTGGCGGCTACGGCGGCACCAGCGGAGGCTACGATGCTCAGGCTTCCAGCACGAACTATCAGAGCCAACCCAGTCCAAACAACAACCTCTATTACTACTACTACCCTGGCTCCAAGAATAGCCACCAGGCTTCCAGCGGTGGCTCCGAGTCAGACTACCAAGCAAGCGCGGCACAGAACTACGCCAGTGTGTCTTCGGGATCAGCCGGGGGCTACGACCAAAGTGGCAGTTCTTCTTCCGGCTATGGCGGCAGTTCCGACGGAAGCTCCGGCTACGTCCAGAACTCGGCTGGTGGCGCTGACGCGTACAATGCCGCTGCAGCTGCGACGTACCAGCAGCAACTTCAAGCATATGCCGCGAGCCAGCAGTCTGGCGGAGGCTACAGTCCAGCACAGTACGCTCAGTTAGCGCAGTTGGCACAACAGTACGGACCACAGATCGCCGCAGCTCAACAGCAGTACGCCCAGTACGCGCAGCACGCTCAGCAAGGACATCCAGGATCTCATTACGGAAATTATGCCGGTGGGTCACCGTCTTACCAAGGAAACTACGACACTTCCAAGAGATACTACGGTCTGGGTTCCATGATTATGCCCCTCCTGGCTCTGGCGGGTCTCGGTCTCCTGATTCCAACAGTGACCAGTCTGAGCGGCAAGAAGAAGAGGTCTGTGGACGATCCTCGTACCAACATCGGAGATTACGCAGAGAGGCTGGAGAAGTACTTCAAGATCTACAGAGCGGCCGTTGAGAGTGAAGAGTGCATGAACAGGATCGTCTGTGAGCTGGGCGATGCCGTCAGCGGTGTCCGCGGCAAATCGGCTTTCTTGGC TCTCCTCCCTGACAGAATCATGGAGAAGTTTGCCCCTGGATGGATGACCAACAAGATGGGAGTCTTCAAGTCCGCCGCCCTCACTTCCGAGTCGACCAAGTGTGTTCGGTACAAGTGCTAA
- the LOC135392638 gene encoding uncharacterized protein DDB_G0271670-like isoform X2, protein MSSKMDQRHKMTRTVLLLALLGISSAASPSSPSSSSSSSSSSSAAAVTSTKRDDFSAAASASHPVYSPSSSSSSYGGSSGYPSSAGGYGGTSGGYDAQASSTNYQSQPSPNNNLYYYYYPGSKNSHQASSGGSESDYQASAAQNYASVSSGSAGGYDQSGSSSSGYGGSSDGSSGYVQNSAGGADAYNAAAAATYQQQLQAYAASQQSGGGYSPAQYAQLAQLAQQYGPQIAAAQQQYAQYAQHAQQGHPGSHYGNYAGGSPSYQGNYDTSKRYYGLGSMIMPLLALAGLGLLIPTVTSLSGKKKRSVDDPRTNIGDYAERLEKYFKIYRAAVESEECMNRIVCELGDAVSGVRGKSAFLAIMEKFAPGWMTNKMGVFKSAALTSESTKCVRYKC, encoded by the exons ATGTCCTCCAAAATGGATCAGAG GCACAAAATGACAAGGACAGTGTTGCTGCTCGCCCTGCTGGGAATCTCCTCTGCTGCATCTCCATCTTCCCCatcttcctcctcctcgtcaTCGTCTTCGTCGTCTGCCGCAGCTGTCACGTCGACCAAACGAGATGACTTCAGCGCAGCAGCTTCGGCTAGTCACCCAGTTTACTCGCCGTCTTCTTCGTCTTCATCCTATGGTGGTTCATCCGG GTACCCTTCGAGTGCTGGCGGCTACGGCGGCACCAGCGGAGGCTACGATGCTCAGGCTTCCAGCACGAACTATCAGAGCCAACCCAGTCCAAACAACAACCTCTATTACTACTACTACCCTGGCTCCAAGAATAGCCACCAGGCTTCCAGCGGTGGCTCCGAGTCAGACTACCAAGCAAGCGCGGCACAGAACTACGCCAGTGTGTCTTCGGGATCAGCCGGGGGCTACGACCAAAGTGGCAGTTCTTCTTCCGGCTATGGCGGCAGTTCCGACGGAAGCTCCGGCTACGTCCAGAACTCGGCTGGTGGCGCTGACGCGTACAATGCCGCTGCAGCTGCGACGTACCAGCAGCAACTTCAAGCATATGCCGCGAGCCAGCAGTCTGGCGGAGGCTACAGTCCAGCACAGTACGCTCAGTTAGCGCAGTTGGCACAACAGTACGGACCACAGATCGCCGCAGCTCAACAGCAGTACGCCCAGTACGCGCAGCACGCTCAGCAAGGACATCCAGGATCTCATTACGGAAATTATGCCGGTGGGTCACCGTCTTACCAAGGAAACTACGACACTTCCAAGAGATACTACGGTCTGGGTTCCATGATTATGCCCCTCCTGGCTCTGGCGGGTCTCGGTCTCCTGATTCCAACAGTGACCAGTCTGAGCGGCAAGAAGAAGAGGTCTGTGGACGATCCTCGTACCAACATCGGAGATTACGCAGAGAGGCTGGAGAAGTACTTCAAGATCTACAGAGCGGCCGTTGAGAGTGAAGAGTGCATGAACAGGATCGTCTGTGAGCTGGGCGATGCCGTCAGCGGTGTCCGCGGCAAATCGGCTTTCTTGGC AATCATGGAGAAGTTTGCCCCTGGATGGATGACCAACAAGATGGGAGTCTTCAAGTCCGCCGCCCTCACTTCCGAGTCGACCAAGTGTGTTCGGTACAAGTGCTAA
- the LOC135392638 gene encoding uncharacterized protein DDB_G0271670-like isoform X3 codes for MTRTVLLLALLGISSAASPSSPSSSSSSSSSSSAAAVTSTKRDDFSAAASASHPVYSPSSSSSSYGGSSGYPSSAGGYGGTSGGYDAQASSTNYQSQPSPNNNLYYYYYPGSKNSHQASSGGSESDYQASAAQNYASVSSGSAGGYDQSGSSSSGYGGSSDGSSGYVQNSAGGADAYNAAAAATYQQQLQAYAASQQSGGGYSPAQYAQLAQLAQQYGPQIAAAQQQYAQYAQHAQQGHPGSHYGNYAGGSPSYQGNYDTSKRYYGLGSMIMPLLALAGLGLLIPTVTSLSGKKKRSVDDPRTNIGDYAERLEKYFKIYRAAVESEECMNRIVCELGDAVSGVRGKSAFLALLPDRIMEKFAPGWMTNKMGVFKSAALTSESTKCVRYKC; via the exons ATGACAAGGACAGTGTTGCTGCTCGCCCTGCTGGGAATCTCCTCTGCTGCATCTCCATCTTCCCCatcttcctcctcctcgtcaTCGTCTTCGTCGTCTGCCGCAGCTGTCACGTCGACCAAACGAGATGACTTCAGCGCAGCAGCTTCGGCTAGTCACCCAGTTTACTCGCCGTCTTCTTCGTCTTCATCCTATGGTGGTTCATCCGG GTACCCTTCGAGTGCTGGCGGCTACGGCGGCACCAGCGGAGGCTACGATGCTCAGGCTTCCAGCACGAACTATCAGAGCCAACCCAGTCCAAACAACAACCTCTATTACTACTACTACCCTGGCTCCAAGAATAGCCACCAGGCTTCCAGCGGTGGCTCCGAGTCAGACTACCAAGCAAGCGCGGCACAGAACTACGCCAGTGTGTCTTCGGGATCAGCCGGGGGCTACGACCAAAGTGGCAGTTCTTCTTCCGGCTATGGCGGCAGTTCCGACGGAAGCTCCGGCTACGTCCAGAACTCGGCTGGTGGCGCTGACGCGTACAATGCCGCTGCAGCTGCGACGTACCAGCAGCAACTTCAAGCATATGCCGCGAGCCAGCAGTCTGGCGGAGGCTACAGTCCAGCACAGTACGCTCAGTTAGCGCAGTTGGCACAACAGTACGGACCACAGATCGCCGCAGCTCAACAGCAGTACGCCCAGTACGCGCAGCACGCTCAGCAAGGACATCCAGGATCTCATTACGGAAATTATGCCGGTGGGTCACCGTCTTACCAAGGAAACTACGACACTTCCAAGAGATACTACGGTCTGGGTTCCATGATTATGCCCCTCCTGGCTCTGGCGGGTCTCGGTCTCCTGATTCCAACAGTGACCAGTCTGAGCGGCAAGAAGAAGAGGTCTGTGGACGATCCTCGTACCAACATCGGAGATTACGCAGAGAGGCTGGAGAAGTACTTCAAGATCTACAGAGCGGCCGTTGAGAGTGAAGAGTGCATGAACAGGATCGTCTGTGAGCTGGGCGATGCCGTCAGCGGTGTCCGCGGCAAATCGGCTTTCTTGGC TCTCCTCCCTGACAGAATCATGGAGAAGTTTGCCCCTGGATGGATGACCAACAAGATGGGAGTCTTCAAGTCCGCCGCCCTCACTTCCGAGTCGACCAAGTGTGTTCGGTACAAGTGCTAA
- the LOC135390534 gene encoding transmembrane protein 203-like: protein MFTLKELARWLGLTVFEMFVDVLAVMIFSVMVVLKLDNALDISWWTVFVSLFICDGLNAYFCVIVFIRQYLEGIYKAGAFRALWSFVQLLLMFLFKLLLCLKLEGQRHLVYSEVFSPLFIFLMLVMVRACQLH, encoded by the coding sequence ATGTTCACACTGAAGGAACTTGCCCGCTGGTTGGGGCTGACAGTTTTCGAGATGTTTGTGGACGTACTAGCAGTGATGATCTTCTCTGTGATGGTTGTGTTGAAGTTGGACAATGCATTAGATATCTCTTGGTGGACGGTGTTTGTGTCCCTGTTCATCTGCGACGGACTAAACGCCTACTTCTGCGTCATCGTTTTCATACGGCAGTACTTAGAAGGCATCTACAAAGCTGGTGCGTTTCGTGCCCTTTGGAGCTTCGTTCAGCTACTACTTATGTTCTTATTCAAGCTTCTGTTGTGCCTCAAGCTAGAAGGACAGAGACATTTAGTCTACTCAGAAGTGTTTAGCCCGCTTTTCATATTCCTCATGTTAGTCATGGTGCGTGCCTGTCAGCTGCATTAG
- the LOC135390761 gene encoding lipoamide acyltransferase component of branched-chain alpha-keto acid dehydrogenase complex, mitochondrial-like: MAAAALRLFPKSVNFSSNSSRVRVFRWSSCRCIHRYKPVNHVLIGHTGSSRHLNNLLSHQWRSFQLCRPRWGEVVPFKLSDIGEGISEVHVKEWHVKPGDKVNQFDSICEVQSDKASVTITSRYDGIIRKLYHEVDEICKVGSPLVDIEIDGDGSSSSDDDHIQDQEVQPKTGHSGDSTAQLPPAQVPTLASKVLTTPAVRRLAMEHNINLADVRASGKDGRLLKEDVLRFLEQKAAPSAPVASAPPVKPPPVKTAPVAAKAPAPPPKAPLATPAVRVALQDRKEPVKGIQKAMAKTMSKSLSIPHFGYCDEVDVTRLVQLRPVLKRMAESYGIRLSYMPFFMKAMSVSLFEYPILNSHVDENVEHITYKGAHNIGVAMDTASGLIVPNVKNVESKSILEVAADLNRLMDLAASGALSTNDLAGATIVLSNIGTVGGTYAKPVIVQPTVCIGAIGKIQLLPRFDASENLIKANIMQVSWSADHRVIDGATMSRFSNLWKSYLETPATMLMHLK; encoded by the exons ATGGCTGCTGCAGCTCTTCGTCTGTTTCCGAAAAGTGTCAACTTTAGTTCCAACAGTTCACGAGTACGAGTTTTTCGCTGG AGTTCATGCAGATGCATTCATAGATATAAACCTGTCAACCACGTCCtcatcggtcacactggttcATCTAGGCACCTAAACAATCTTCTCAGCCATCAATGGAGAAGTTTTCAGCTCTGCCGACCACGCTGGGGGGAAGTGGTCCCATTCAAGCTCTCGGATATTGGTGAGGGCATCAGTGAAGTTCATGTAAAGGAATG GCACGTGAAACCGGGTGATAAAGTTAATCAGTTTGACAGTATCTGCGAAGTACAGAGTGACAAGGCGTCAGTCACAATCACGAGTCGATACGATGGCATCATCCGTAAGCTCTACCACGAAGTCGATGAGATCTGCAAGGTGGGATCCCCCCTGGTCGACATCGAGATCGACGGAGACGGTTCAT CCTCGTCCGACGACGATCACATACAGGACCAAGAGGTCCAGCCGAAGACAGGCCATTCAGGTGATTCCACGGCACAGTTGCCACCTGCTCAAGTACCGACACTCGCGTCCAAGGTGCTGACTACTCCCGCTGTGCGGAGGTTAGCAATGGAGCATAAT ATCAATCTTGCGGACGTTCGAGCATCCGGCAAAGATGGCCGCCTTCTCAAAGAGGACGTGCTTCGGTTTCTCGAACAGAAGGCTGCCCCGT CTGCACCCGTTGCTTCTGCACCACCAGTTAAACCACCCCCGGTGAAGACAGCGCCTGTTGCCGCGAAAGCTCCTGCACCGCCTCCGAAGGCACCCCTTGCAACACCTGCAGTGCGCGTTGCACTGCAGGACAGAAAGGAGCCGGTGAAAGGGATTCAGAAAGCTATGGCCAAGACCATGTCAAAGTCTCTGTCCATCCCCCACTTCGGGTACTGTGATGAAGTGGATGTGACGCGTCTTGTGCAACTGCGGCCCGTGCTGAAACGCATGGCCGAGTCGTACGGGATTCGACTATCTTACATGCCGTTTTTTATGAAG GCAATGTCTGTGTCCCTCTTTGAGTACCCCATCCTGAATTCCCACGTGGATGAAAATGTTGAGCATATCACTTACAAG GGTGCCCACAACATTGGTGTCGCGATGGACACTGCCAGCGGTCTGATCGTTCCCAACGTAAAGAACGTGGAGTCGAAGAGCATCTTGGAAGTGGCAGCCGACCTCAATCGTCTCATGGACTTGGCAGCGTCTGGCGCGCTTTCGACCAACGACCTTGCGGGAGCCACTATCGTACTTTCAAACATTGGCACA GTGGGAGGAACGTACGCGAAACCGGTAATCGTACAACCCACGGTTTGCATCGGAGCGATCGGCAAGATTCAG CTGCTGCCAAGGTTCGATGCCTCGGAGAACCTAATCAAGGCGAACATCATGCAAGTCAGCTGGTCGGCAGACCACCGGGTCATCGACGGCGCCACCATGTCGCGTTTCTCCAACCTCTGGAAGTCGTACCTGGAAACTCCAGCCACGATGCTAATGCACCTCAAATAG
- the LOC135392639 gene encoding uncharacterized protein LOC135392639, translating into MDDQARAARPQERHSGSRQASHHGSLQGSQHGSRQVSHRGSTHESSYGSARALDAPPPMQVPMQVPLQGTQMMPPGPWPPAPYYSQEGMVPPPPPPSQHKRSVESQAKAKSKKKGTKSHRKSGAVRHGGDAPSGPPQDKEAMEKLIDRNREALEAANKKKQLMAQRLNTKGYGLLGERYYTLPSYSAMILVCIWISLISGISILVFGLMFRVFVQATPFFYLSLGTSSSLLALAGFLTVFRSKQPGSGLVP; encoded by the exons ATGGACGATCAAGCGAGGGCGGCGCGGCCGCAGGAAAGACACTCGGGTTCCCGCCAGGCGTCCCACCATGGGTCCCTCCAGGGTTCCCAACATGGTTCCCGCCAGGTGTCGCATCGGGGCTCTACGCACGAGTCCAGCTACGGGTCAGCTCGTGCTCTGGATGCTCCACCACCCATGCAAGTTCCCATGCAAGTCCCTCTGCAGGGTACTCAAATGATGCCTCCTGGGCCGTGGCCTCCGGCTCCATATTACAGCCAGGAGGGTATGGTGCCTCCACCACCGCCTCCGTCGCAACACAAGAGAAGTGTCGAGAGTCAAGCGAAAGCGAAGAGCAAGAAAAAGGGCACCAAG AGCCACCGCAAGAGCGGCGCTGTGAGGCACGGAGGAGACGCCCCATCAGGACCTCCTCAAGACAAAGAAGCCATGGAGAAACTCATTGACCGTAACCGCGAGGCATTGGAAGCAGCCAATAAAAAGAAACAGCTTATGGCTCAGCGCCTTAACACGAAGGGATACGGTCTCTTGGGCGAACGCTACTACACCCTGCC GTCGTACAGCGCCATGATCTTGGTGTGCATCTGGATCTCGCTGATATCTGGAATTTCCATCCTGGTCTTCGGCCTGATGTTTCGCGTGTTCGTGCAAGCGACTCCGTTTTTCTACCTTTCCCTGGGGACCAGCTCCAGTCTCCTGGCTCTGGCGGGATTCCTGACCGTCTTTCGCAGCAAGCAGCCGGGCTCCGGTCTGGTGCCCTGA